One Faecalispora anaeroviscerum genomic window carries:
- a CDS encoding GldG family protein, producing MSEEKKTPQDAEETIEHKDRTPAEEMQSTVPQAETEPEQTAQATAEEESTEEATAAGEIGEDEAELEELLPEEAKQKKNKQNTFGKVLSSQKMRRRGISTVFTAVFLAVIILLNVIVSMLSTRFPSINLDLSAQKTNSLTEDSIKVVDAVKLPTTITILGSEADVRDNVLYSGYGFEYSQVAILSDKIKERNSNITVKYVDLDKNPTYASELGESNLTAGCVVVSTEKRHRVLQITDLFSQQTDYTTGSATSYSMVGTALASAISQVNSEKLPVIAFATGHEEIYDSTALQGVLKNASFETVSFNILTDAIPANAQMVMLASPATDYTPQELKKLDTFLENNKLTADRSLLITFYPSQEALPNLSAFLKEWGIEVPRSMVVERDQSHIAESDASFILTQTNVDSTVTLNSESTQYDNVVMPQASPVNLLFTSRDGVTTHSLAQSYDTTYLVDSSSTQDTVKNAKQQAYTTVALAQKNLSLDGTIYKQNVIVAGSSPMFADGVINASAYGNGKYVTDLIRYATGETDSNTGILVTPVQTNQVDINLSQSASVILGFGVFTILIPLCVLAAGFVVFLKRRHL from the coding sequence ATGAGTGAAGAGAAAAAGACTCCGCAGGACGCGGAGGAAACCATAGAGCACAAGGACCGGACTCCCGCAGAGGAAATGCAGAGTACCGTACCGCAGGCCGAAACGGAGCCGGAGCAAACCGCGCAGGCAACAGCCGAAGAGGAGAGTACGGAAGAAGCAACCGCCGCCGGAGAAATCGGCGAGGACGAAGCAGAGCTGGAAGAACTCCTCCCAGAAGAGGCGAAACAGAAAAAAAACAAACAAAACACCTTTGGCAAGGTGCTTTCCTCACAAAAAATGCGCCGCCGCGGCATCTCCACTGTATTCACCGCTGTATTCCTCGCGGTGATCATCCTGCTCAACGTGATCGTATCCATGCTGAGTACCCGGTTCCCCTCCATCAACCTCGATCTTTCCGCGCAAAAAACCAACTCGCTCACGGAAGACTCGATCAAGGTGGTAGACGCAGTCAAGCTGCCCACAACCATTACGATTCTGGGGTCGGAGGCCGATGTGCGCGACAACGTTTTATATTCGGGCTATGGCTTTGAGTACAGCCAGGTCGCCATTTTGTCTGATAAGATTAAGGAGCGCAACTCCAACATTACGGTCAAATACGTTGACCTGGATAAAAACCCGACGTATGCCTCAGAGCTTGGCGAATCGAACCTGACCGCCGGCTGTGTCGTCGTCAGCACCGAAAAACGCCACCGCGTACTGCAAATTACCGATCTGTTCAGTCAGCAGACCGACTACACCACCGGCTCCGCCACCTCTTATTCTATGGTTGGCACCGCGCTGGCCTCGGCAATCAGCCAGGTGAACAGCGAAAAGCTCCCGGTGATCGCCTTTGCGACGGGCCACGAGGAGATCTATGACTCCACCGCCTTGCAGGGCGTGCTGAAAAACGCCAGCTTTGAAACCGTAAGCTTTAATATTCTGACCGACGCGATCCCCGCAAACGCTCAGATGGTAATGCTGGCGTCGCCGGCGACCGACTACACACCGCAGGAGCTGAAAAAGCTGGATACGTTCCTTGAGAACAACAAGCTCACCGCAGACCGTTCCCTGCTGATTACCTTCTACCCCAGCCAAGAGGCCTTGCCGAACCTTTCGGCCTTCCTCAAGGAATGGGGCATCGAGGTTCCACGTTCGATGGTCGTGGAGCGCGATCAGAGCCATATTGCTGAATCAGACGCTTCGTTCATTCTGACACAAACGAATGTGGATTCCACTGTCACCCTGAATTCCGAATCCACCCAGTACGACAACGTTGTAATGCCCCAGGCCAGCCCGGTGAATTTGCTGTTTACCTCGCGCGACGGCGTTACCACCCATTCGCTGGCGCAGTCGTATGACACAACCTATCTGGTGGATTCCAGCTCGACCCAGGATACCGTGAAAAACGCAAAGCAGCAAGCTTACACCACAGTAGCTCTGGCGCAGAAAAACCTGTCGCTGGACGGCACGATCTACAAGCAAAACGTGATCGTTGCGGGCAGCTCTCCCATGTTTGCTGATGGCGTGATCAACGCCTCGGCCTATGGTAACGGCAAATATGTGACCGACCTGATCCGCTACGCCACGGGAGAAACCGATTCCAACACTGGCATTCTCGTCACCCCGGTGCAGACGAATCAGGTGGATATTAATCTCTCGCAGTCCGCGAGTGTGATTCTCGGCTTCGGCGTGTTTACCATTCTGATCCCCCTCTGCGTTCTGGCGGCGGGCTTCGTCGTTTTCCTGAAGAGGAGGCACCTGTAA
- a CDS encoding Arc family DNA-binding protein, with product MAIKSLSIRIDEELLNKLHVVADYEGRSANSQILILIRDCVEQYEKQHGKIE from the coding sequence ATGGCTATAAAAAGTCTTTCTATTCGGATTGATGAAGAACTGCTAAACAAACTGCACGTTGTGGCAGATTATGAGGGGCGTTCCGCGAACAGCCAGATTCTAATTCTAATTCGAGACTGCGTGGAGCAATATGAAAAGCAGCATGGTAAAATCGAATAA
- the nrdG gene encoding anaerobic ribonucleoside-triphosphate reductase activating protein, which produces MLMLSGIEPESIVDGAGIRYVIFVQGCPHHCPGCHNPQTHPFSGGAPADIPAILAELKENPLLKGVTFSGGEPFCQAAELAELAKQIRRELPRLDITVYSGYTLEQLQQMQDSGVQELLSQADWLIDGQFLIEQRDLTLRFRGSSNQRIIDLRGQEPQIVE; this is translated from the coding sequence ATGCTGATGCTGTCTGGCATTGAACCGGAGTCGATTGTGGATGGAGCGGGCATTCGCTACGTGATTTTTGTGCAGGGCTGTCCCCACCATTGCCCCGGCTGTCATAATCCGCAGACCCACCCGTTTTCGGGCGGCGCACCGGCAGATATTCCGGCGATTCTGGCCGAGCTGAAGGAAAACCCGCTGTTAAAAGGCGTTACCTTCAGCGGAGGCGAACCGTTCTGCCAGGCCGCCGAATTAGCGGAGCTGGCAAAGCAGATCCGCAGGGAGCTTCCCCGGCTGGATATTACCGTGTACAGTGGCTACACTTTAGAGCAATTGCAGCAGATGCAGGATTCTGGGGTGCAGGAGCTGCTGAGCCAGGCCGACTGGCTCATTGACGGCCAGTTCCTGATCGAACAGCGCGATCTGACGCTGCGCTTTCGCGGCAGCAGCAACCAGCGCATTATCGATCTGCGCGGGCAGGAGCCCCAAATAGTTGAATAA
- a CDS encoding ABC transporter ATP-binding protein: MIEVKDLTKRYGSKTVLNHVSFTVEEGTILGFLGPNGAGKSTTMNIITGYLSASGGEVTVDGQNILDYPNEVKKKIGYLPELPPLYLDMTVKEYLNFMYELKKVSLPREKHIKEICALVKIDDVYPRLIGNLSKGYRQRVGIAQALLGNPPVLILDEPTVGLDPKQIIEIRNLIKKLGDSHTVILSSHILSEVQAVCERILVINQGRIVADGSPDTLSHQMTGNHKLLVRLEGRENELVQGLKTLHKIKEVQPLGEKEPGVFEFTVEGEPGADLRRDLFALASRKGWPILSLRTNDLTLEEVFLRLTDGHEQSEQKEGEIA, encoded by the coding sequence ATGATAGAGGTAAAAGACCTCACAAAGCGGTATGGCTCCAAAACGGTACTGAATCACGTCAGCTTTACCGTGGAGGAAGGCACGATTCTGGGCTTTTTGGGGCCAAATGGCGCCGGAAAATCCACCACCATGAACATTATTACCGGCTACCTTTCCGCCAGCGGCGGCGAGGTGACCGTCGACGGGCAGAATATTCTCGATTACCCGAACGAGGTAAAGAAAAAAATCGGGTATCTGCCGGAGCTGCCCCCGCTGTATCTGGATATGACCGTTAAGGAATATCTGAATTTTATGTACGAGCTGAAAAAGGTTTCGCTGCCCCGCGAAAAGCACATTAAAGAAATCTGCGCGCTGGTGAAGATTGATGATGTGTACCCCCGGCTGATCGGCAATCTTTCAAAGGGCTACCGCCAAAGGGTCGGCATCGCGCAGGCGCTGCTGGGCAACCCGCCCGTGCTGATTCTGGACGAACCCACCGTCGGGCTCGACCCCAAGCAGATCATCGAGATTCGCAACCTGATCAAGAAGCTGGGCGACAGCCACACCGTCATTTTGAGCTCGCATATTCTGTCTGAGGTGCAGGCCGTATGTGAGCGCATTCTGGTCATCAACCAAGGCCGCATTGTAGCGGACGGCTCGCCCGACACGCTTTCGCACCAGATGACCGGCAACCACAAGCTGCTGGTACGCTTGGAGGGCCGCGAAAATGAGCTTGTGCAGGGCCTGAAAACCCTGCACAAGATAAAAGAGGTACAGCCGCTGGGCGAAAAGGAGCCGGGCGTGTTTGAATTTACCGTAGAGGGCGAGCCCGGGGCCGACCTGCGCCGCGATCTGTTTGCGCTGGCCTCCCGCAAGGGCTGGCCGATTCTTTCCCTGCGCACAAACGACCTCACGCTTGAGGAAGTTTTCCTGCGCCTGACGGACGGCCACGAACAATCCGAACAAAAGGAGGGGGAAATCGCATGA
- a CDS encoding DUF1015 domain-containing protein encodes MAEIKAFRALRFCTEQAGSISELTCPPYDIISEEERLAFLQKNPHNIIRLELPRGEEPYAKAGETLSQWLSEGVLRRDTDPGLYLYEEEFEAYGELHRLKGLISLVRLEEFSAGVVLPHEETLSKAKADRFELMKATNCNFSQIYCLYMDEQHQTLARIDALSKDTPRYEFSDGTVTHRLWLVNDPVVNRAICEDFADRKLYIADGHHRYETALNYRNACREAGAANPAQDYVMMMLVDMQHPGLVVFPTHRLIRGLADFDSAALLERCRDRFNVQAMESKEEIEAVLSEQYAEGKKAFAFYDGGEGWHLLVLRDLSVMAQLLPDKSAASQGLDVTVLHSLILERMLGIDKENMAQQTNLTYNRSLPEALASVQSGEAQCAFLLNPTRVEEIRDVAAAGEKMPQKSTYFYPKLITGLVMNQLEN; translated from the coding sequence GTGGCAGAAATCAAAGCATTCCGCGCGCTGCGCTTTTGCACCGAACAGGCCGGCAGCATCTCTGAGCTGACCTGCCCGCCCTATGACATTATCAGCGAGGAGGAGCGACTCGCCTTTCTCCAGAAAAACCCGCACAACATCATCCGTTTGGAGCTGCCCCGCGGCGAGGAGCCCTATGCCAAAGCGGGTGAAACGCTTTCCCAGTGGCTCTCTGAGGGTGTTTTGCGCCGCGATACCGACCCCGGCCTGTATCTTTACGAGGAAGAGTTTGAGGCTTACGGGGAGCTTCACCGCCTGAAGGGCTTGATCTCTCTGGTGCGACTGGAAGAATTTTCTGCCGGTGTGGTTTTGCCGCACGAGGAAACCCTCAGCAAGGCCAAGGCCGACCGCTTTGAGCTGATGAAGGCAACCAACTGCAATTTCAGCCAGATCTATTGCCTGTACATGGATGAGCAGCATCAGACGCTCGCGCGCATCGACGCCCTGTCGAAGGACACGCCCCGCTATGAATTCAGCGACGGCACCGTTACCCACCGCCTGTGGCTCGTGAATGATCCCGTCGTGAACCGCGCGATCTGTGAAGATTTTGCAGACCGCAAGCTGTATATTGCCGACGGCCACCACCGCTATGAAACCGCGCTCAATTACCGGAACGCCTGCCGAGAGGCCGGCGCCGCGAACCCCGCACAGGATTACGTAATGATGATGCTGGTTGACATGCAGCACCCGGGGCTGGTAGTATTCCCCACGCACCGGCTGATCCGCGGACTTGCGGACTTTGATTCCGCCGCGCTGCTCGAGCGCTGCCGCGACCGGTTCAACGTGCAGGCCATGGAGAGCAAAGAGGAGATTGAAGCCGTTCTTTCGGAGCAGTATGCAGAGGGTAAAAAGGCGTTTGCCTTTTACGACGGCGGAGAGGGCTGGCATCTTCTGGTGCTGCGCGATCTTTCCGTGATGGCACAGCTGCTGCCTGATAAGAGCGCCGCTTCGCAGGGGCTGGATGTCACCGTTCTGCACAGCCTGATTTTGGAGCGCATGCTCGGTATTGATAAAGAGAACATGGCGCAACAGACAAACCTGACCTATAACCGCTCGCTGCCGGAGGCGCTGGCCTCGGTGCAGTCGGGGGAAGCTCAGTGCGCCTTCCTGTTGAACCCCACCCGCGTGGAAGAGATTCGCGATGTTGCCGCTGCCGGGGAGAAAATGCCGCAGAAATCCACGTATTTTTACCCAAAGCTGATCACTGGCTTGGTGATGAACCAGCTTGAAAACTGA
- a CDS encoding RNA polymerase sigma factor gives MVTGNGNGNHQSYQAPTDQLMRQVAAGEDQAFAQLYLSTQHAVYALLLSLVKNPATAEDLMQDTYLSIRQSVGTYIPQGKPMAWIFTIAKNLAYQELRRANKQGAENFDDHEDASGEDNISQAIDNIVLKSALTILEERERKIVLLHVAAGMKFVEIASLTETPLGTVLSSYHRAMRKLQKSVREGAVQ, from the coding sequence ATGGTGACTGGAAACGGAAACGGGAACCATCAATCATATCAAGCCCCCACAGACCAACTCATGCGGCAGGTTGCCGCGGGGGAGGATCAGGCCTTCGCTCAGCTTTATCTGAGTACGCAGCACGCGGTTTATGCATTGCTGCTCTCACTGGTCAAAAACCCCGCAACCGCTGAGGATCTGATGCAGGATACTTATCTTAGCATCCGTCAGTCCGTGGGTACTTATATCCCTCAGGGCAAGCCGATGGCGTGGATCTTTACCATTGCCAAAAACCTTGCCTATCAGGAGCTGCGCCGCGCCAATAAACAGGGAGCCGAAAATTTCGATGATCATGAGGATGCCTCCGGCGAAGATAATATTTCGCAGGCGATCGACAACATCGTTTTAAAAAGCGCTCTGACCATTTTGGAGGAACGGGAACGCAAAATTGTGCTGCTGCACGTGGCCGCCGGGATGAAATTCGTTGAGATTGCATCCCTGACGGAAACACCGCTTGGCACGGTCTTATCTTCCTATCACCGTGCGATGCGCAAGCTCCAGAAATCCGTCCGAGAGGGGGCAGTTCAATGA
- a CDS encoding winged helix-turn-helix transcriptional regulator codes for MKKEKEKKKKRARAAEEPELPDLPQTPESGGTKDSLSLLHQKLGGKWKPRILWVLRGGESLRYREIKAGIAGITDMMLSQSLRELSADGLVERRQFQEIPPRVEYQITPAGAGALPGLELLAKWMTNNFE; via the coding sequence GTGAAAAAGGAAAAAGAAAAAAAGAAGAAGCGTGCCCGTGCGGCGGAGGAGCCGGAGCTGCCCGATTTGCCCCAGACGCCGGAGTCCGGCGGCACGAAGGATTCCCTTTCTCTGCTTCACCAGAAGCTGGGTGGAAAATGGAAGCCCCGCATTCTATGGGTGCTGCGGGGCGGCGAGAGCCTGCGCTACCGCGAGATCAAGGCCGGGATCGCCGGGATTACGGACATGATGCTCAGCCAAAGCCTGCGCGAGCTCAGCGCGGACGGCCTCGTGGAGCGCCGCCAGTTTCAGGAGATTCCGCCGCGGGTGGAATACCAAATCACCCCGGCCGGCGCAGGCGCGCTGCCGGGGCTGGAGCTATTGGCCAAATGGATGACAAATAACTTTGAGTAA
- a CDS encoding anaerobic ribonucleoside triphosphate reductase has protein sequence MAVSKKSKKEIDPGTFSSIIKRNGVTAPFDAEKVRNAIFKANIQIADERISDDALSRLTYSVISSMPAGEIPTVEQVQDKVEEKLIAAGYAKTAKAYILYRAEHTKIREMDQNLMKIYEDLTFKPSAEADLKRENANIDADTAMGTMLKYGSEGAKCFYNTYVLPPDIAEAHRSGDIHIHDMDFYALTETCCQIDLIKLFHDGFSTGHGFLREPNDIRSYAALACIAIQANQNEMHGGQSVPNFDYAMAQGVAKTFRKAYFRALIQYLHIKEELSLEDAALLVDEIKHSITEPVTLGNMDHYREVISNWLPEHQRSHMFQEISWVSAAEAHDYARETATRETNEATYQAMEALIHNLNTMNSRAGAQVPFSSINYGTDTSPEGRMVMRNMLMATDRGLGEGETAIFPIQIFKVKEGVNYNEGDPNYDLFQLSCRVSAKRLFPNFSFIDAPYNLQYYKPGHPETEIAYMGCRTRVISNVHDPERQVVNGRGNLSFTSINLPRLGILAEGSLDQFYELLDDRIDLVMRQLLHRFKIQCGKKVYNYPFLMGQGVWMDSDQLDVTDSIAEVLKHGTLSVGFIGLAETLVALIGKHHGESEEAQKLGLEIIGHMRKRMDDECERTGLNWSLLATPAEGLSGRFVKIDQKRFGKLPGITDRAYYTNSFHVPVYYPISAYKKIQVEAPYHALTNAGHISYVEMDGDTCKNLEAFESVIRCMKDAGIGYGSVNHPVDRDPVCGFNGIIDNECPKCHRHEEEGVRFERIRRITGYLVGTTDRWNNAKRAEERDRVKHSCGCTGK, from the coding sequence ATGGCTGTGTCGAAAAAATCAAAAAAAGAGATTGATCCCGGAACTTTTTCTTCCATTATCAAACGCAACGGAGTGACCGCGCCGTTTGACGCGGAGAAAGTCCGTAACGCGATCTTTAAAGCAAATATTCAAATTGCCGATGAAAGAATCAGCGACGATGCGCTGAGCCGCCTGACGTATTCTGTGATTTCTTCCATGCCCGCCGGAGAAATCCCCACGGTGGAGCAGGTTCAGGATAAGGTGGAAGAAAAACTGATCGCCGCGGGCTATGCGAAAACGGCGAAGGCCTACATCTTGTACCGCGCGGAGCATACGAAAATCCGTGAGATGGATCAGAACCTGATGAAGATTTATGAGGATCTGACCTTTAAACCGTCCGCAGAAGCGGATCTGAAGCGTGAGAACGCGAATATTGACGCCGATACCGCGATGGGCACGATGCTGAAGTATGGCTCTGAGGGCGCGAAGTGTTTTTACAATACATACGTATTGCCCCCTGATATTGCAGAGGCGCACCGCAGCGGTGACATCCATATTCATGATATGGATTTTTACGCGCTGACGGAAACCTGCTGCCAGATTGATTTGATCAAGCTGTTCCACGACGGCTTTTCTACCGGCCATGGCTTTCTGCGTGAACCGAACGACATCCGCAGCTATGCGGCACTGGCGTGCATCGCGATTCAGGCCAATCAGAATGAAATGCACGGCGGCCAGAGTGTGCCGAACTTTGATTACGCGATGGCTCAGGGCGTTGCCAAAACGTTCCGTAAGGCGTATTTTCGCGCGCTGATTCAGTATCTGCACATTAAAGAGGAGCTTTCTCTTGAGGATGCCGCTTTGCTGGTGGATGAAATCAAGCATTCTATTACGGAGCCGGTCACGCTTGGCAATATGGACCATTACCGTGAGGTCATCAGCAACTGGCTGCCGGAGCATCAGAGAAGCCATATGTTCCAGGAAATCAGCTGGGTATCTGCGGCAGAGGCGCACGACTATGCCCGTGAAACGGCAACGCGCGAAACAAACGAAGCTACCTATCAGGCCATGGAAGCGCTGATTCACAACCTCAACACCATGAATTCCCGTGCGGGCGCGCAGGTGCCGTTCTCTTCCATCAACTACGGAACCGATACCTCCCCCGAGGGCCGTATGGTGATGCGCAATATGTTGATGGCAACCGACCGCGGTCTTGGCGAGGGCGAAACCGCCATCTTCCCCATTCAGATTTTTAAGGTGAAAGAGGGCGTCAACTACAACGAGGGCGACCCCAATTATGATCTGTTCCAGCTGTCCTGCCGTGTTTCGGCTAAGCGGCTGTTCCCGAACTTTAGCTTTATCGACGCACCGTACAATCTGCAGTACTATAAGCCCGGCCATCCCGAAACCGAGATCGCCTACATGGGCTGCCGTACCCGCGTGATCAGCAACGTGCATGATCCGGAGCGCCAGGTGGTAAACGGACGCGGAAACCTGAGCTTCACCTCGATTAACCTGCCCCGCCTCGGGATTTTGGCGGAAGGCAGCCTCGATCAATTCTATGAGTTGCTCGACGACCGCATCGATCTGGTCATGCGCCAGCTGCTGCATCGCTTTAAAATTCAGTGCGGCAAAAAGGTGTATAACTATCCTTTCCTGATGGGCCAGGGTGTCTGGATGGATTCTGATCAGCTCGACGTTACCGACAGCATTGCCGAAGTATTAAAGCACGGCACTCTTTCCGTCGGCTTTATCGGTCTGGCAGAAACGCTCGTAGCGCTGATTGGCAAGCACCACGGCGAAAGCGAAGAGGCCCAGAAGCTGGGTCTTGAAATTATTGGCCATATGCGCAAGCGCATGGACGATGAATGTGAACGCACCGGTTTGAACTGGAGCCTGCTGGCTACCCCGGCGGAGGGGCTTTCCGGCCGCTTTGTCAAGATCGACCAGAAGCGCTTCGGTAAGCTGCCCGGCATCACCGACCGCGCTTATTATACGAACAGCTTCCACGTGCCAGTGTACTACCCGATCTCGGCCTATAAGAAGATTCAGGTGGAGGCCCCCTATCACGCGCTGACAAACGCGGGGCATATCAGTTATGTGGAGATGGACGGAGATACCTGCAAGAATCTGGAGGCCTTCGAGTCCGTGATCCGTTGCATGAAGGATGCGGGCATCGGCTACGGCTCGGTCAACCATCCGGTAGACCGAGACCCTGTGTGCGGCTTTAACGGCATTATCGACAACGAGTGCCCGAAATGCCACCGTCATGAGGAGGAAGGCGTTCGGTTTGAGCGCATCCGCCGTATTACCGGATACCTGGTAGGCACCACAGATCGCTGGAATAACGCCAAGCGTGCGGAAGAGCGCGACCGCGTCAAGCACAGCTGCGGTTGTACCGGCAAATAA
- a CDS encoding GNAT family N-acetyltransferase: MSKENMMHSYWFLMEQGLDKLEDAKAIRHTVFVEEQGFQDEFDEIDPIAHHLVVYSENTPVATGRVFLGTKGEYIIGRIAVIRPYRGEGFGRIVMENLENQARVLGAQSVTLAAQTQARGFYESLGYEVDGEVFLEEHCPHISMKKSLLSTESGIDSLDNTHHTV; encoded by the coding sequence TTGAGTAAGGAGAATATGATGCACAGCTATTGGTTTCTGATGGAGCAAGGGCTGGACAAGCTGGAGGACGCCAAGGCGATCCGCCACACCGTTTTTGTGGAGGAACAGGGCTTTCAGGACGAGTTTGACGAAATAGACCCCATTGCGCATCACCTTGTGGTATACAGCGAAAATACCCCAGTCGCAACGGGACGCGTGTTCCTCGGCACCAAGGGAGAGTATATCATTGGCCGCATTGCGGTGATCCGCCCTTACCGCGGCGAGGGCTTTGGCCGTATTGTAATGGAAAATCTGGAGAATCAGGCCCGTGTGCTTGGGGCTCAGTCGGTTACCCTTGCGGCACAGACGCAGGCTCGCGGCTTCTATGAATCGCTGGGCTATGAGGTAGACGGCGAGGTCTTCCTGGAGGAGCACTGCCCCCATATCTCAATGAAAAAGTCTTTGCTTTCCACAGAATCTGGTATAGATTCCCTTGACAACACACATCATACGGTGTAG
- a CDS encoding anti-sigma-I factor RsgI family protein: MNRSELKQSLKFAVLQSTPDLLPTLLPGYSVEEISLPSSAAEEALCGINQTTVPRKRPQFQIACVMAAVCLVFLSVFYLAQPKVNSIVSIDVNPSIELTIDQNDRVIQSKASNDDAAAILKNMNLRDKDLQEATGTIVNQLLEKGYLTKNSTDNAILISVASRNGQNPTQLQEKMADGIENVLKENNASATVLRQTDTLSDDLQKFASQNSVSLGKADLVRKLTEQDSSLDAAALCKMSLKDLNALMESKQLEVSGLVVGEEGGSSASSGQPGKDPSSSGQESSTPEGNTGGSQTEEPFGSGTTSKNSSSSKPQSHASSENGATSGEEGESSVSSDDPIYDPPDIDDMEDPDGVPSYPFDEVSSAVESSSQSSSSKSSSSESSQATSSGSSSSSSAVEHSAPSSSEKASSSHSSSASGDSSQKTGSSD, from the coding sequence ATGAACCGATCTGAGCTGAAGCAATCGCTCAAATTCGCTGTTCTGCAATCCACCCCGGACTTATTGCCTACTCTTCTGCCGGGCTACTCGGTAGAAGAAATCTCTTTGCCGTCTTCGGCGGCAGAGGAAGCCCTTTGCGGAATCAACCAAACGACTGTGCCGAGAAAAAGGCCCCAATTTCAGATTGCATGCGTCATGGCAGCCGTGTGTCTTGTGTTTTTGAGCGTCTTTTACCTGGCACAGCCGAAGGTGAATTCCATCGTCAGTATTGACGTGAATCCCAGCATAGAGCTAACTATTGATCAGAATGACCGGGTCATCCAGTCAAAGGCATCCAATGATGACGCGGCCGCAATTTTGAAGAATATGAATCTGCGGGATAAGGATCTGCAGGAGGCCACCGGCACAATCGTGAATCAGCTGCTGGAAAAAGGCTACCTGACAAAGAACAGTACAGACAATGCGATCCTAATCTCCGTAGCAAGCCGGAATGGGCAAAACCCAACACAGCTGCAGGAAAAAATGGCGGACGGTATTGAAAACGTCCTGAAAGAGAATAATGCCAGCGCTACGGTGCTGCGCCAAACGGATACTTTATCGGACGATCTTCAAAAATTCGCCAGCCAAAACAGCGTTTCTCTCGGTAAAGCGGACCTGGTCCGCAAGCTGACGGAACAGGATTCTTCTCTTGACGCGGCGGCTCTTTGTAAAATGTCGCTGAAAGATCTGAATGCGCTGATGGAAAGCAAACAGCTTGAAGTCAGCGGACTGGTGGTAGGCGAGGAAGGCGGTTCTTCCGCTTCTTCCGGCCAGCCTGGCAAAGATCCCTCTTCCTCCGGCCAGGAGAGCTCCACTCCGGAAGGCAATACGGGCGGTTCACAGACAGAAGAACCCTTTGGGTCGGGAACGACCTCCAAAAATTCTTCGTCTTCGAAGCCGCAGTCGCATGCTTCTTCCGAAAACGGCGCAACCTCCGGCGAAGAGGGAGAGAGCTCCGTATCCAGCGACGATCCGATTTACGATCCGCCGGATATTGACGACATGGAAGATCCCGACGGCGTGCCGTCTTATCCATTCGACGAAGTTTCTTCTGCCGTAGAAAGCAGCAGCCAGAGTTCTTCCAGCAAGAGCTCCAGCAGCGAAAGTTCGCAAGCTACTTCTTCGGGCAGCAGCTCTTCTTCGTCCGCAGTGGAACACAGCGCCCCGAGCTCTTCCGAAAAAGCGTCTTCCAGCCATTCTTCTTCCGCGTCCGGTGATTCCTCTCAGAAAACCGGTTCCTCTGATTAA
- a CDS encoding ABC transporter permease: MRAIFKRELKSYFSSPIGYVCVAVLLALFGFYYAMVMNSRSTSYITSVYGTMFIWCMMIVPILTMRSMSEDRRNKTDQALLTAPVGVTGIVMGKFLACLSVFGIALLGSLLPALVISFVSSLNWVTVLGTVFGALLYGAAMISIGVFISSLTQSQIISAIGTFAASMFLLIVDQLSSSVSNAVVAKLIGWISFNSRYTPFTTGVFNVSSIVFFLSVAAVFLFFTARRLESRRWN; this comes from the coding sequence ATGAGAGCTATCTTCAAGCGGGAGCTAAAATCGTATTTTTCGTCTCCCATCGGCTATGTGTGTGTGGCGGTGCTTCTCGCGCTGTTTGGGTTTTACTACGCGATGGTGATGAATTCCCGCTCCACCTCTTACATTACCAGCGTTTACGGCACCATGTTCATCTGGTGTATGATGATCGTCCCGATTCTGACGATGCGCTCCATGAGTGAAGACCGCCGCAACAAGACCGACCAGGCGCTGCTCACCGCCCCGGTAGGTGTGACAGGCATCGTCATGGGCAAATTTCTGGCGTGCCTGAGCGTGTTCGGCATCGCGCTGCTGGGCAGCCTGCTGCCTGCTCTTGTGATTTCGTTTGTGTCGTCACTCAACTGGGTAACGGTACTTGGCACCGTGTTTGGCGCGCTGCTGTACGGCGCCGCCATGATTTCGATCGGCGTGTTTATCTCGAGCCTGACCCAAAGCCAGATCATCTCCGCGATCGGCACCTTTGCCGCGTCGATGTTCCTGCTGATCGTCGACCAGCTCTCCAGTTCGGTTTCGAACGCGGTAGTGGCCAAGCTGATTGGCTGGATTTCGTTTAACAGCAGATACACCCCCTTTACCACGGGGGTGTTCAATGTGTCCAGTATTGTGTTTTTCCTGAGCGTTGCTGCGGTATTTTTGTTCTTCACCGCGCGGCGTCTGGAAAGCCGCCGCTGGAACTGA